AGGTCTTTTGTCTTGATCCCTGATGAGAGTGATACTACGCCACTGGCAGCAAGGTCGGCCCCGTGACAGATCGCATCCACAGCAGAGTCTCGAATGGCCACCTCTGGAAGATGACGTAATGCAAATTCTACAGGGAGGACATACTTCCGAATATCCGTCTCGTCACCATCTTCTTTCCAGAAATGATATGCATCCTTGAGATCGTACAGGGTACACAGGTGTTCGTCCTCGGTAAACTTTCCCACTCGGGTTCTTCGCAGCTCTCTCATATCAGCTCCTACTCCGAGTGCCTCTCCTATATCAAAACACAGCTTCCGTATGTATGTGCCAGCTTGGCACCCGACTCGAAAGAGAACTCTCTGGCCCTTTATCTGAAGGATGCGGTTGTAGTAGATCTCTCTCACTCGGAGGACTCGCTTGACAGAAGATTTGAGCGGAGGTCTCTGATAGATCTTCCCGGTGAACTCAGACATGACTTCACGGATCCGGTATTCTTCGACAGGATGATGGAGTTGCATGACGCCAA
This Candidatus Thorarchaeota archaeon DNA region includes the following protein-coding sequences:
- a CDS encoding RNA-guided pseudouridylation complex pseudouridine synthase subunit Cbf5, whose protein sequence is MLPADRPRETLIKVTNVTTDPAYGFSSPKEIPVEHLLKNGVICLDKPAGPTSHEVSTWVRKILDVDKAGHSGTLDPGVTGVLPIGIGNATKVMQALLPAGKEYVGVMQLHHPVEEYRIREVMSEFTGKIYQRPPLKSSVKRVLRVREIYYNRILQIKGQRVLFRVGCQAGTYIRKLCFDIGEALGVGADMRELRRTRVGKFTEDEHLCTLYDLKDAYHFWKEDGDETDIRKYVLPVEFALRHLPEVAIRDSAVDAICHGADLAASGVVSLSSGIKTKDLVAIKTLKGEAVALGRAVMNSDQIVSKNSGIVINNERVIMERGRYPPMWKRHNE